In one window of bacterium DNA:
- a CDS encoding amino acid ABC transporter permease: MDLDFTPVLDSAWFLLGGLELTLALSLLTVLCSLVLGGAIGLARCYGPAWLRWPLVFYIDSMRSVPVFVVLVWTYFALPLLTGVILPPFWAALVALTAHIAAYVAEIVRAGVESIRPGQSRAAFALGMSRSQAVRTIILPQAVVRMLPAFGSILSITIKDTAIAAVIAVPEYMNKSQTVAGQSFHPIEVFLVAMAVYFIILFPVTRVVDMIYARVAYLGRS; this comes from the coding sequence ATAGACCTTGATTTCACCCCGGTCTTGGACAGCGCCTGGTTCCTACTCGGCGGGTTGGAGCTGACGCTCGCGCTCTCGCTCCTGACGGTGCTGTGTAGCCTGGTTCTCGGCGGCGCGATCGGCCTGGCACGCTGCTACGGGCCGGCTTGGCTGCGCTGGCCTCTGGTGTTCTACATCGACTCGATGCGTTCGGTGCCGGTATTCGTGGTGCTGGTCTGGACGTATTTCGCGCTGCCGCTGCTCACGGGCGTGATCCTGCCGCCGTTCTGGGCGGCGCTCGTCGCGTTGACGGCCCACATCGCCGCCTACGTGGCCGAGATCGTCCGCGCCGGCGTCGAGTCCATCCGCCCCGGCCAGTCGCGCGCCGCTTTCGCGCTCGGCATGTCGCGGTCGCAGGCGGTTCGCACCATCATCCTGCCGCAGGCGGTGGTGCGCATGCTGCCGGCTTTCGGCTCGATCCTGTCGATCACCATCAAGGACACGGCAATCGCCGCCGTGATCGCCGTGCCTGAGTATATGAACAAGTCGCAGACCGTCGCCGGTCAAAGCTTTCACCCGATCGAGGTCTTTCTCGTGGCGATGGCGGTCTATTTCATCATCCTGTTTCCCGTCACCCGCGTCGTCGACATGATCTACGCGCGGGTCGCTTATCTTGGCCGGTCATGA